In one Diceros bicornis minor isolate mBicDic1 chromosome 2, mDicBic1.mat.cur, whole genome shotgun sequence genomic region, the following are encoded:
- the CRTAP gene encoding cartilage-associated protein — protein MEPGRGAAAALLALLCAGCALRSGRAQYERYSFRSFPRDELMPLESAYRHALDQYSGEHWAESVGYLEISLRLHRLLRDSEAFCHRNCSAAPQPEPAAGLARYPELRLFGGLLRRAHCLKRCKQGLPAFRQSQPSREVLADFQRREPYKFLQFAYFKANNLPKAIAAAHTFLLKHPDDEMMKRNMAYYKSLPDAEDYIKDLETKSYESLFIRAVRAYNGENWRTSITDMELALPDFFKAFYECLAACEGSREIRDFKDFYLSIADHYVEVLECKIQCEENLTPVIGGYPVEKFVATMYHYLQFAYYKLNDLKNAAPCAVSYLLFDHNDKVMQQNLVYYQYHKDKWGLTDEHFQPRPEAVQFFNVTTLQKELYDFAKENIMDDDEGEVVEYVDDLLELEETG, from the exons ATGGAGCCGGGGCGCGGGGCGGCCGCGGCGCTGCTGGCGCTGCTGTGCGCGGGCTGTGCGCTGCGCTCCGGGCGCGCCCAGTACGAGCGCTACAGCTTCCGCAGCTTCCCGCGGGACGAGCTGATGCCGCTCGAGTCGGCCTACCGGCACGCGCTGGACCAGTACAGCGGCGAGCACTGGGCGGAGAGCGTGGGCTACCTGGAGATCAGCCTGCGGCTGCACCGCCTGCTGCGCGACAGTGAGGCCTTCTGCCACCGCAACTGCAGCGCGGCGCCCCAGCCCGAGCCCGCCGCCGGCCTCGCCCGCTACCCCGAGCTGCGCCTCTTCGGGGGCCTGCTGCGCCGCGCGCACTGCCTCAAGCGCTGCAAGCAGGGCCTGCCTGCCTTCCGCCAGTCGCAGCCCAGCCGCGAAGTGCTGGCCGACTTCCAGCGCCGAGAGCCCTACAAGTTTCTGCAGTTCGCCTACTTCAAG GCAAATAATCTTCCAAAAGCCATTGCGGCTGCTCACACCTTTCTACTGAAGCATCCTGATGACGAAATGATGAAGAGaaacatggcatattacaagagCTTGCCTGATGCCGAGGACTACATTAAAGACTTGGAAACCAAGTCATACGAG AGCCTGTTCATCCGAGCTGTTCGGGCGTACAATGGCGAGAACTGGAGAACGTCCATCACAGACATGGAGCTGGCCCTTCCCGACTTCTTCAAAGCCTTTTATGAGTGTCTTGCAGCCTGCGAGGGCTCCAGGGAGATCAGAGACTTCAAGGATTTCTATCTTTCCATAGCAG ATCATTATGTAGAAGTTCTGGAATGCAAAATACAGTGTGAAGAGAACCTCACCCCAGTTATAGGAGGCTATCCAGTGGAGAAATTTGTGGCTACCATGTATCATTATTTGCAGTTTGCTTATTATAAGT TGAATGACCTGAAGAACGCAGCCCCCTGTGCGGTCAGCTACCTGCTCTTTGACCACAACGACAAAGTCATGCAGCAGAACCTGGTGTATTATCAGTACCACAAGGACAAGTGGGGCCTCACGGACGAGCATTTCCAGCCCAGGCCA GAAGCAGTTCAGTTCTTTAACGTGACGACACTTCAGAAAGAGCTGTATGACTTTGCTAAGGAAAATATAATGGATGATGATGAG GGAGAGGTTGTGGAATATGTGGATGATCTCTTGGAGCTGGAGGAGACCGGCTAG